A region from the Campylobacter blaseri genome encodes:
- a CDS encoding DDE-type integrase/transposase/recombinase → MYYLRTSEASLIFSVTQRTLQSAAQRNSTKYPFLKIEDAGVRARGGVKLLFEVSEERVKKAIDSGKIKSDVSVYIYENKELKELKFSEICQIKSWSYKGLKACNDKGLGNCSDETLGGRLGDVYLNSSDEEIKEAREKAELLQRFEIAKKSKVPCDKFCELEKISRSNLFRWQKAYKEKGIRGLIDKRGKKKGSYKLERWMEEFIINKFRAYGAGILNITQIWKDLHIEYSKKSGDFSKFEFLQGKVKPLFDIGVITRFIDNYYKNRQVEYMLVTKGFDRTVGSLEPAHGNQGILITRRNECWQIDSSPLDLIVRNGEGGQHLRPNILSIIDIYSGRCVATLAESSNALALTRLLYRAISELGLPEAIKGDNGRDYVSEEFQRLLEGIGVSYISSRAYQGRDKGFVERHFRTIQQSKMANLPGYIGRNVAMRENIEHQTPKKERHAKDEFGHTIKTHQELLLTYEEMKKIFEVAVYEWDMTAIKRGKIAPITKWNGDNTPLKHISYENFILYAGSKGLRKVTKKGIVIDGIRYSSNELPYGEEVRVSVNIDNVSEAFVFSMDGDFICKAVDSEIRALNAEDFSTITKRFNKNLRELRRAIKNAKLSEFSKLNIDYDLAETKKAHMEALKKEPRELINTNSTSAVFEKIKKQEEVAKIKKASFDYEKYEAPKIKKSKIKPVDELIEEMKAV, encoded by the coding sequence ATGTATTATCTCAGAACAAGTGAAGCTTCTTTAATATTTAGTGTAACCCAAAGAACATTACAAAGTGCAGCACAACGAAATTCAACCAAATATCCATTTTTAAAAATTGAAGATGCTGGGGTTAGAGCTCGCGGTGGAGTTAAACTGCTTTTTGAAGTTAGCGAAGAGCGAGTTAAAAAAGCTATAGATAGTGGAAAAATAAAAAGCGATGTTAGTGTTTATATTTATGAGAATAAAGAGTTAAAAGAGCTTAAATTTAGTGAAATTTGTCAGATAAAGTCTTGGAGTTATAAGGGTCTAAAAGCTTGCAATGATAAAGGGCTGGGTAATTGTAGTGATGAGACTTTGGGTGGCAGGTTAGGCGATGTTTATTTAAATTCAAGCGATGAAGAGATAAAAGAAGCAAGAGAAAAAGCAGAACTACTTCAAAGATTTGAAATAGCTAAAAAAAGCAAAGTGCCATGTGATAAGTTTTGTGAGCTTGAAAAAATCAGCAGATCAAACCTTTTTAGATGGCAAAAAGCTTATAAAGAAAAAGGGATAAGGGGATTAATAGACAAAAGAGGCAAGAAAAAAGGTAGTTATAAGCTTGAGAGATGGATGGAAGAGTTCATTATAAATAAATTTAGAGCTTATGGGGCTGGTATTTTAAACATAACTCAAATTTGGAAAGATTTGCATATAGAATATAGCAAAAAAAGTGGAGATTTTTCTAAATTTGAGTTTTTACAAGGCAAGGTTAAGCCCTTGTTTGATATTGGGGTTATTACTAGATTTATAGACAATTACTATAAAAATAGACAAGTTGAGTATATGTTAGTGACTAAAGGCTTTGATAGAACTGTAGGCTCCTTAGAGCCTGCTCATGGAAATCAAGGCATATTAATCACAAGACGGAATGAGTGTTGGCAAATAGATAGCTCACCACTTGATTTGATTGTGAGAAATGGCGAAGGTGGGCAGCATTTAAGACCTAATATCCTCTCAATTATAGATATATACTCTGGTAGATGTGTTGCAACATTGGCTGAAAGCTCAAATGCTTTAGCACTAACAAGGCTACTTTATAGAGCAATTAGTGAGCTTGGACTACCTGAGGCAATAAAGGGCGACAACGGACGAGACTATGTTAGTGAAGAGTTCCAAAGACTGCTTGAAGGGATTGGGGTTAGTTATATAAGCTCACGAGCTTACCAAGGAAGAGATAAAGGCTTTGTTGAGAGGCATTTTAGAACAATTCAACAAAGCAAGATGGCAAATTTACCTGGATACATAGGCAGAAATGTTGCAATGCGTGAAAACATAGAACATCAAACACCTAAAAAAGAAAGACATGCAAAAGATGAGTTTGGGCATACCATAAAAACTCATCAAGAGCTACTTTTAACCTATGAAGAGATGAAAAAAATCTTTGAAGTTGCAGTTTATGAGTGGGATATGACAGCCATTAAGAGAGGAAAAATAGCACCAATTACAAAGTGGAATGGTGATAATACACCGCTTAAACATATAAGTTATGAAAATTTTATTTTATATGCAGGTAGTAAAGGACTTAGAAAAGTTACTAAAAAAGGCATTGTGATTGATGGTATTAGATACTCATCAAATGAGCTCCCATATGGTGAAGAAGTAAGAGTTAGCGTTAATATCGATAATGTGAGCGAGGCTTTTGTTTTTAGTATGGATGGCGATTTTATATGTAAAGCAGTTGATAGCGAAATAAGAGCATTAAATGCTGAAGACTTTAGCACTATAACTAAGAGATTTAACAAAAACTTAAGAGAGCTAAGACGAGCTATCAAAAATGCAAAACTTAGTGAGTTTAGTAAGCTTAATATTGACTATGATTTGGCTGAGACTAAAAAGGCTCATATGGAAGCATTGAAAAAAGAACCAAGAGAGCTTATAAATACTAATAGCACAAGTGCTGTGTTTGAAAAGATAAAAAAACAAGAAGAGGTGGCAAAAATTAAAAAAGCTTCGTTTGATTATGAAAAATATGAAGCACCAAAAATTAAAAAGTCAAAAATTAAACCTGTTGATGAGCTAATAGAAGAGATGAAAGCTGTTTAA
- a CDS encoding YopX family protein produces the protein MREIKFKVLNKITGEILPVANIDFKLKIVTVGGIADGVLGKIEFYSEWKFKNVELMEYTGVKDANGVEIYEGDILKTDDGYLAKVDFYDGEFKAIEDDVSLNLADYAISSSVVGNIYENPELLNLKSN, from the coding sequence ATGAGAGAGATTAAATTTAAAGTATTAAACAAGATAACAGGAGAGATTTTACCTGTTGCAAATATAGATTTTAAATTAAAAATAGTAACAGTGGGTGGTATTGCGGATGGAGTATTAGGAAAAATTGAGTTTTATTCTGAATGGAAATTTAAAAATGTTGAACTTATGGAATATACGGGAGTAAAAGACGCAAATGGTGTAGAAATTTATGAAGGTGATATTTTAAAAACAGATGATGGATATCTTGCAAAAGTAGATTTTTATGATGGAGAATTTAAGGCAATTGAAGATGATGTTAGTCTAAATTTAGCAGATTATGCAATTAGTAGCAGTGTTGTTGGAAATATTTACGAAAATCCTGAACTACTAAATTTAAAAAGCAATTAA
- a CDS encoding AAA family ATPase, with product MEDLRKQIDEFISKNGISRNVFAKNIDINPSYLAGYMKEGKSFKYSDKVEALAKKYLDNYTPRKEISQDELPFIATKDAKAINAVISWVAQDRDMGVVIGEAGTGKSRAVKEYASNHPEVVLIEATISTSARVLFKILSDKFNVGASKSIDETIRAVANELKKVQKMIIIDEAEHLPYRALEGIRRMYDFSGSPVVLVGTKKLLMNLTGGKKNNLEYEQLSSRIGSKWNLEGLVNAKGDKDLVEVCKHFGVVDKNDVDLVKSLTRGNFRKTEKLLKRALRIAVLNECEINDECIKEATKMLL from the coding sequence ATGGAAGATTTAAGAAAACAAATTGATGAGTTTATCTCTAAAAATGGAATTAGTCGCAATGTATTTGCCAAAAATATTGACATAAATCCAAGTTATCTAGCAGGATATATGAAAGAAGGCAAGAGCTTCAAATATAGCGACAAAGTTGAAGCACTTGCAAAAAAATATCTTGACAATTATACACCTAGAAAAGAAATAAGTCAAGATGAGTTGCCTTTCATAGCTACAAAAGATGCTAAAGCTATAAATGCTGTTATTAGCTGGGTAGCACAAGATAGAGATATGGGTGTTGTTATAGGAGAGGCTGGAACTGGTAAAAGCCGAGCTGTAAAAGAGTATGCAAGTAATCATCCTGAGGTTGTATTGATAGAGGCAACTATAAGCACAAGTGCTAGGGTGCTTTTTAAAATACTAAGCGATAAATTTAATGTAGGAGCTAGTAAAAGCATAGATGAGACAATAAGAGCTGTTGCAAATGAGCTTAAAAAGGTTCAAAAGATGATAATCATAGATGAGGCTGAACATTTGCCCTATAGGGCATTAGAGGGCATCAGAAGAATGTATGACTTTTCGGGGTCTCCTGTTGTTTTAGTTGGGACTAAAAAGCTTTTAATGAACTTAACAGGTGGCAAGAAAAATAATCTTGAATATGAACAATTAAGTTCAAGAATCGGCTCAAAATGGAACTTAGAAGGGCTTGTGAATGCTAAAGGTGATAAAGATTTAGTAGAAGTTTGCAAACATTTCGGAGTAGTTGATAAAAACGATGTGGATCTTGTTAAGTCTTTAACTAGAGGTAACTTTAGAAAAACAGAAAAGCTACTTAAGAGAGCTCTTAGAATAGCGGTTTTAAATGAGTGTGAAATAAATGATGAGTGTATAAAAGAAGCAACTAAGATGTTGTTGTAA